CATAAATCTGATAATCTCCAAATACTTCGTTTCTTCCAGCTAATCTTAATTTATTTTCAGCTTTCAGATATACTAGTTTTGATTCTGTATTACTACTAACCTCAGAAGTGCCCAATCCTCCCATAATTCTAACTGCATAGTCTTCCATTTGCCCGTATTGTAATTGAGAACAAGCAGTAACATCAGGAAGTGCAGCTCCAGCATAGGTTGCTGCATCTACCGCAATTCTCATTCTTAGATAAGTATTGGTTACAGCTCCTGCCGGAGGAGTAATATTGGTGGTAATGGTAGTCCCTCCTCCTAATGCTATAGTAGCAGAAGTATTGTTTACCACTAACTCAGATTCTTCGAAAGAACCATTATTATTATAATCTATCCAAACCTTAGTCTTAAATTTATCTGCCTGATTAAAGCCATTATCATAACCAACCTTCAATACCGTGCTTCCATTTAAAGGAATATCAGTGTAATAAGCAGGTCTTATACAGGTTGCGGCAGTATAGTCATCATAAAACTTAGGAGCTGGTTCATCTGAATCATATCCGTTGGTTAAACTTCCAATAGAACCAAAACTCACTCTTGTTGGTCCAATTGCAAAATTATTGTTAGCCGGATTCACAATTCCTGCCGGATTACATTGAGCAGCCACCACAGAAACCGGAGACGGAATTACAACAGACAGATCTTTACCTGCTGTTGAATTAAGAAGGTTTTTTCTGTTCTCCATCATCAACATGATCGCTCTTTCTCTCTGACCTGCAGTAAATTTGCGATTAGAATTGCTATAATTCATAATATTATACTGAACACCTTGATAATTTACCCCTGTACAAGGATTAATAGCCGTGTTAGCAGGTGCCGGGTTCTGATAGTAAGCAGCACCAGAAACCTCCGTATCACAAACCCTGTCATTATCTATTGTACAGTCGGTTTGAGCAGGAGGGCAATATCCAGTAGTTCCACTTGCTGCCGCATAATTCCCTCCCTGGAAAGTATGATAAAGACCAAATGCATGTCCTAATTCATGCGTAAGTGTTGTATCATTTGAGTTTTTAATGGTAGCCACTTTCATGAAACTTTCATAAAAGTAGTCATAAGTTTCTGGGAATCTCGCATATCCCATCAATCCTCCAGAATTTAGCTGTTGTCCGTTAAATCCAATGATAACATAAATATTAAAATAAGAACCTTCTGGCCAATGTGGAGCCAATGCTTTAATATCTGCATCACTTGCCCCACTACCTCCGGCACCCTGCTTTACACCGTTTGTATCATATAAAGGAATTGGGCTACCGTTATATCTTACAATACCAGTGGTAGCTGTACAGGTTGGTGACCTCTTAGCTAAAACTAATTTAAAAGGCATTACATTTCCTCCATCTATACCTGGTCCTTCAGAATAGAAGCCATTTCCATAAGTAGTTGCATACATTTTATTTGCCCTGTCAATCCAGTTTGTAATTTCCTGATCGGTCAGTGATAAATTTGCATTTGCGGCCGCTTTAGACTCAATAACATGTACTACAACCGGAATTTCGTAGACCTCACCGGTATACAACCCGTTCCAGGATGTACCACCACCTACTTTATTCAAATAGTCATGTTTATCAATTTTTCTCAGTCTTTGTTCCGTCTCTTCTCTCCTCTTTTTCAACTCAGGAAACTGAGCATCCATTCTTCTCAATTCCTCATCAAAACCACAAGCGTGTTCGTGACTTTGTGAAAAAACATTAATAAACAACAAAACCGCAGAAACAATAGTAATTTTCTTCATATTGATCTTTTTTTTTGATTATATAGCAGCAAAAATATCATTTTAAATTCAATTAGCTCAAAAACAAAATGCTTTTTTTTCATTTTCAGCCAATTCCACTCAAACAATCCAACACATTATAAATCAATATTTTGAAATTTTAAATCAAATTACTTGGTAAAACATAATACTATCTTTTACATTGGTATGATTTTTAATACTACATTTGTATAAATTTTCAGTTATGAAAACAAACCAACAAACTATAAATCAAGCGAATCATAAAATAAACTGGTTCCAAAAGTTTCTAATGGTCTGTTCTGGCGGGAACATCCATATTTTAAGAAAAACTCCAAGTGAATGGAATAAATTTTCAGGTATTGGAGGAATTGTGCTTTTTACTGCAGTATTCGCCACTTTATCTGCAGGCTATGCCATGTATACGGTATTTGATAATATCTGGGCATCTGTAGGGTTTGGAATTCTGTGGGGATTAATGATCTTTAATCTTGACCGATATATTGTTTCCTCCATAAAAAAAACAGGAACATGGTGGAATCAGATTCTGATGTCTATCCCCCGTCTAATTCTTGCTACATTTCTAGGAATTATTATTTCAAAACCTCTGGAACTCAAAATATTTGAAAAGGAAGTCAATAAACAGCTAAATACCATTATTCAAAGGAATAAGAAACAACTTCAGGGAGAAATGAGTGGACGAATTCTTCAACAAAGCGGACCGTTTGAAACAGAAAAGAACCAAATCTCTGAAAAAATAGCGCAGTATCAGAAATCATATGATTCTGCTTCTGTAGAGCTGGAAAAAGAAATCTTAGGAAAACAATCTGGTTTAACCAGCGGAAAGGAAGGCTTTGGCCCTAATGCTAAACGTAAGCAACAATTAAAAGAACAACGCAGACAAGATCTGGAAAATTATCAGAAGCAAGCAGCCCCAAGATTGCAATATCTGGATCAGGAAATTTCAAAAGTCTATACAAATCTGGAAACAGAAAGAAAATCTACGGAAACCTTTGAGGATAAATTCAATGGATTTGCTGCCAGACTTCAAGCCTTGGATGAACTTGGAAAGAATTCAGCCATTATAGGCCTTGCAGCAACATTTATCATGGGATTGTTTATCTGTCTTGAAATTTCACCAGTTTTGGTAAAATTAATTTCCCACGTAGGTCCTTATGATTATCTTTTGGAAAAAACAGAAAATGACTTCAGACTTTATTCTAAAGAAAAAATTGAAAAAAGTAATGCCCTGACTGATTTCAGGATTGAAGATTTCAAGGATAATTTAAAAAATTAGTGTATTTTTCATGCATGATTATTGATAAAGAAGAAATTCAGAAGAAAAAGAAAAAGCTGGACGATTGTAAGGCTTTCCTTAAAAAAGAATTCATCGGGATAGATAAAATTATCGATGACTTAATGGAATATTTACAAATCTGGTACCTGATGCCCGAGATCTTAACTCGTCCCGTAGTTATTAATCTATGGGGAATGACAGGAGTGGGGAAAACAGATCTGGTGCGAAAAATGGTTCGTTTTCTGGATTATCAGAACCGATTTATAGAAATAGAACTGAGCAATACCGATGAAACATCCTGGAGCAAAAGTGTAGCAGATATTTTCCAAAGTAATGGACTCAGTGATGAGAAGCCCAGCATAGCTCTTTTTGATGAAATCCAGCGTTTCAATACCCTTGACAGTGATGGCACGCCTGTTCCACAGACTAAATTTACTGATTTTTGGGAACTTTTAAGTGACGGACGTCTCAGTAAAAGAGAGCGTGATGACCTGGAACATTATTTATTCTCCTACCTTTTCAGAAAAAAGGAAAATGACAGACGGAAACTTCAGGGGGAAACTGAAGTGGATGAAAACCCATACCTCAACCTATGGGATGCAAAGGAGCTTAAGAAATACCTCAGCATTGAAGATGATGTCATGAGTATCATTGATATGAAAGAGGAAGATATGATAAAGCTGATCCGTAAAAAGCAAAAAGAAAAGAAAATCTACGAACCTGTGGACTACAGTAAAATGCTTATCATCATCAGCGGAAACCTTGATGAAGCATTCCAAATGTCTAAAGAAACCAGTGAGGCTGATGTAGATGCCAATATTTATCATGCATTTACTAAAAAAATAACGGTAGTTGACATCAAAAATGCCTTGGCAAGGAAATTTCGTCCTGAGCAGGTAGCCAGATTCGGGAATATTCACCTTATTTATTTTTCACTAAAGACAGAGGATTTCCAAAAGCTAATCCAACGAGAAATCAACAGTCTGAAGCATAAAACAAAAAATAAATTTGGAGTTGCATTAAAAATAAATAAAAACATCAATGATCTGATCTATAGAAACGGAGTATTTCCCGTACAGGGAGTTCGTCCTGTATTCAGTAGTGTAGTTGATATTTTAGATACTAATCTCAGTAAATTTTTGTTTGAAGCCATCATTCATGATGATAAAACGATAGAAATCGATTATCTGCAAAAAGAAAAAATAATTGCAGGAAAAATAGGCACCCGAATCATTGAAATTCCTTATTTGGGAAGAATTGACAAGATAAGACAGGCCAATCAACAGGATGCGGTAGCTAACATCAGTGTTCATGAGTGCGGCCATGCTGTTTCCTACATGCTCTACACAGGCTTTGCCCCATTACAATTAAAAAGTAAGGTGGCCAGTAGCTATGCTGCAGGATTCACTTTTCCACATCAGATTCATGACACCAAGGAAAGTTTGTTGGACAGGATTAAGATTTATCTTGCGGGAGGTATTGCTG
This genomic interval from Chryseobacterium joostei contains the following:
- a CDS encoding zinc-dependent metalloprotease, which encodes MKKITIVSAVLLFINVFSQSHEHACGFDEELRRMDAQFPELKKRREETEQRLRKIDKHDYLNKVGGGTSWNGLYTGEVYEIPVVVHVIESKAAANANLSLTDQEITNWIDRANKMYATTYGNGFYSEGPGIDGGNVMPFKLVLAKRSPTCTATTGIVRYNGSPIPLYDTNGVKQGAGGSGASDADIKALAPHWPEGSYFNIYVIIGFNGQQLNSGGLMGYARFPETYDYFYESFMKVATIKNSNDTTLTHELGHAFGLYHTFQGGNYAAASGTTGYCPPAQTDCTIDNDRVCDTEVSGAAYYQNPAPANTAINPCTGVNYQGVQYNIMNYSNSNRKFTAGQRERAIMLMMENRKNLLNSTAGKDLSVVIPSPVSVVAAQCNPAGIVNPANNNFAIGPTRVSFGSIGSLTNGYDSDEPAPKFYDDYTAATCIRPAYYTDIPLNGSTVLKVGYDNGFNQADKFKTKVWIDYNNNGSFEESELVVNNTSATIALGGGTTITTNITPPAGAVTNTYLRMRIAVDAATYAGAALPDVTACSQLQYGQMEDYAVRIMGGLGTSEVSSNTESKLVYLKAENKLRLAGRNEVFGDYQIYDLSGKIIQKGNTKTNEVQIDRSLPKGAYIINYSDKNKKESKKFLNN
- a CDS encoding DUF4407 domain-containing protein, with product MKTNQQTINQANHKINWFQKFLMVCSGGNIHILRKTPSEWNKFSGIGGIVLFTAVFATLSAGYAMYTVFDNIWASVGFGILWGLMIFNLDRYIVSSIKKTGTWWNQILMSIPRLILATFLGIIISKPLELKIFEKEVNKQLNTIIQRNKKQLQGEMSGRILQQSGPFETEKNQISEKIAQYQKSYDSASVELEKEILGKQSGLTSGKEGFGPNAKRKQQLKEQRRQDLENYQKQAAPRLQYLDQEISKVYTNLETERKSTETFEDKFNGFAARLQALDELGKNSAIIGLAATFIMGLFICLEISPVLVKLISHVGPYDYLLEKTENDFRLYSKEKIEKSNALTDFRIEDFKDNLKN
- a CDS encoding AAA family ATPase, which translates into the protein MIIDKEEIQKKKKKLDDCKAFLKKEFIGIDKIIDDLMEYLQIWYLMPEILTRPVVINLWGMTGVGKTDLVRKMVRFLDYQNRFIEIELSNTDETSWSKSVADIFQSNGLSDEKPSIALFDEIQRFNTLDSDGTPVPQTKFTDFWELLSDGRLSKRERDDLEHYLFSYLFRKKENDRRKLQGETEVDENPYLNLWDAKELKKYLSIEDDVMSIIDMKEEDMIKLIRKKQKEKKIYEPVDYSKMLIIISGNLDEAFQMSKETSEADVDANIYHAFTKKITVVDIKNALARKFRPEQVARFGNIHLIYFSLKTEDFQKLIQREINSLKHKTKNKFGVALKINKNINDLIYRNGVFPVQGVRPVFSSVVDILDTNLSKFLFEAIIHDDKTIEIDYLQKEKIIAGKIGTRIIEIPYLGRIDKIRQANQQDAVANISVHECGHAVSYMLYTGFAPLQLKSKVASSYAAGFTFPHQIHDTKESLLDRIKIYLAGGIAEEIIFGDMNASIGRSHDREQATTLAIDYIRKYGFEENYQATYNLEDYPHRMQQHITDERVEKLMQELAKKTREDLTLHIDLLKSLSKILSEKGSMSPKEIYDIAIKYTLKVSIQEEGYLHIANYHNLLNS